In Erigeron canadensis isolate Cc75 chromosome 6, C_canadensis_v1, whole genome shotgun sequence, the following are encoded in one genomic region:
- the LOC122606327 gene encoding enoyl-CoA delta isomerase 1, peroxisomal-like encodes MCTLEKQGNIFILTLTGDDDHRLNPTLLDSITAAIHRIRSETTTPSALITTAQGKYFSNGYDLAWSKADPNRFIVMSTKLRSIIKDLISLPMPTIAAVTGHASAGGFILALAHDYVMMRKDRGFLYMSEMDIKRVVPDWLVKLFKNKIGSPAALRDVIMRAEKVTAEMAVAKGIIYSAHGSAAETVTAAVKLGEELVSRNWDGHVYARNRKVLLGDVLSAMNSQVTVQDMIAANFITSSSKL; translated from the coding sequence atgtgcACGCTAGAGAAACAAGGCAACATTTTCATCCTAACCTTAACCGGAGACGACGATCACCGGTTAAACCCTACTCTACTCGACTCTATCACCGCCGCAATCCATCGTATCCGATCCGAAACCACCACTCCATCCGCCTTAATCACAACCGCACAAGGCAAATACTTTTCCAACGGCTATGATCTCGCCTGGTCTAAAGCCGACCCAAATCGCTTCATCGTTATGTCAACTAAACTCCGATCAATCATTAAAGACTTAATATCTCTCCCTATGCCTACAATCGCCGCGGTTACAGGACACGCGTCAGCAGGTGGGTTTATCTTGGCATTAGCTCATGATTACGTAATGATGAGAAAAGACAGAGGGTTTTTATACATGAGTGAAATGGATATCAAACGTGTGGTTCCTGATTGGTTAGTGAAGCTTTTCAAGAATAAGATTGGATCTCCGGCGGCGCTACGCGATGTGATTATGAGGGCTGAGAAAGTGACGGCGGAGATGGCGGTGGCGAAGGGGATAATCTATTCAGCTCATGGTAGTGCGGCGGAGACGGTTACCGCGGCGGTTAAGCTTGGGGAGGAGTTGGTGAGTAGGAATTGGGATGGACACGTGTATGCTCGTAATAGGAAGGTGTTGCTTGGTGATGTGTTGTCGGCGATGAATTCTCAAGTTACCGTCCAGGATATGATTGCTGCTAATTTTATTACATCATCCTCAAAACTTTAA
- the LOC122603724 gene encoding enoyl-CoA delta isomerase 1, peroxisomal-like, giving the protein MCTLEKRGNIYILSLTGDDDHRLNPTLLDSITAKINQVRAETTSPCALITTAHGKFFSNGYDLAWSQSDPSRNIIMSKKLRSLVKALISLPMPTIAAITGHASAGGFILAQSHDYVMMRKDRGFLYMSEMDIKLVVPDWFVKLFKNKIGSPAALRDVIMRAEKVTAEMAVTKGIIYSAHDNAAETVNAAAKLGEELVKRNWDGHVYARNRMVLLADVLPALDFDETVEDVARANIVSSRL; this is encoded by the coding sequence atgtgTACACTAGAAAAACGAGGTAACATTTACATCCTAAGCTTAACCGGTGACGACGATCACCGGTTAAACCCTACCCTCCTTGACTCAATCACCGCAAAAATCAATCAAGTCCGAGCCGAAACCACCTCTCCGTGCGCGTTAATCACAACCGCGCATGGAAAATTCTTTTCCAACGGCTATGATCTCGCGTGGTCTCAATCCGACCCATCACGCAATATTATTATGTCAAAAAAACTACGATCACTAGTTAAAGCCTTAATATCTCTCCCGATGCCGACAATCGCGGCCATAACAGGACACGCGTCAGCTGGTGGGTTTATCTTGGCACAATCTCATGATTACGTAATGATGAGAAAAGACAGAGGGTTTTTATACATGAGTGAAATGGATATCAAACTTGTTGTTCCTGATTGGTTTGTGAAGCTTTTCAAGAATAAGATTGGATCTCCGGCGGCGCTGCGTGACGTGATTATGAGGGCTGAGAAAGTGACGGCGGAGATGGCGGTGACGAAGGGGATAATCTATTCGGCGCATGATAACGCGGCGGAGACGGTCAATGCGGCGGCTAAGCTTGGGGAGGAGTTGGTGAAGAGGAATTGGGATGGACACGTGTATGCTCGTAATAGGATGGTTTTGCTTGCTGACGTGTTGCCGGCTTTGGACTTTGACGAAACTGTCGAGGATGTGGCCCGTGCTAATATTGTATCATCCAGACTTTAG
- the LOC122604887 gene encoding pectinesterase-like, with the protein MTMKFVLFICFLITFIVCCSSETTTNSTINGWCTRTPHYQTCDHYVAQRNTSNATLTLDQFLDTTVQAAIEEAQVVLKLAQEIESKYPNVPGKSLWGSCVDYFDGIVFTLNTVLDKTLGQPTLLDAQTWLSAGLAYINLCEKGFELIHKTESMLPLLSTNLTQLILNSLAISVANDTHHDTPSFVHWNCSEELINRLPMKEEKPNAVVAQDGSGDFKTIQDAVDAAGYGGRRSKRYVIYVKAGVYEEHVDIPNAVKYIKMFGDGINKTIITGDRHAGGDTLLTAKAGDLKDSATFTVYGRGFIATDMTFRNTAGPENGQALAFLSGSDQSVLYRCSIEGYQDTLLTHHSRQFYKECQIFGTVDFIFGGALAVFQDCDIFFRKPLPGGGLVVTAQGRKFLNESGGYMLQGCKITAADDLKPIIGQYDKAFLGRPWFAYARTIYMESFIDDLVDPQGWLDSWNYKETAYCGEYKNNGPGSSTDDRVKWPHYQAITDPKIAERYTLARFMSGDKWLPATGVPFIPGFE; encoded by the exons ATGACTATGAAGTTTgtcctcttcatatgcttcctcatcacattcatcgTGTGTTGCTCATCGGAAACCACCACCAATAGCACCATAAACGGATGGTGCACTCGAACCCCACACTACCAAACATGCGATCACTATGTGGCCCAACGAAACACTTCTAACGCCACCTTAACTTTAGACCAATTCCTAGACACGACCGTACAAGCGGCCATTGAGGAAGCACAAGTGGTTCTAAAACTAGCCCAGGAGATCGAGTCCAAGTACCCAAATGTTCCAGGAAAAAGCTTATGGGGTAGTTGCGTTGACTACTTTGACGGGATTGTGTTCACACTTAACACGGTTCTAGACAAAACCCTCGGCCAGCCCACTCTACTTGATGCCCAAACATGGCTTAGTGCCGGTTTAGCCTATATCAACTTGTGTGAAAAAGGTTTCGAGTTGATTCATAAGACCGAAAGCATGCTACCATTACTTTCTACCAACTTGACACAACTGATTCTCAACTCTTTGGCTATCAGTGTTGCTAATGATACTCATCATGATACACCCAGTTTTGTTCACTGGAACTGTAGTGAGGAGCTCATCAATCGGTTGCCTATGAAAGAAGAGAAACCAAATGCTGTAGTGGCTCAAGATGGTTCGGGAGATTTTAAAACAATTCAAGATGCTGTAGATGCTGCAGGGTATGGTGGGAGACGATCAAAGAGGTATGTGATTTATGTTAAGGCTGGGGTCTATGAAGAACACGTTGATATTCCAAATGCAGTAAAGTATATTAAGATGTTTGGTGATGGAATAAATAAAACCATCATCACCGGTGACCGGCATGCTGGTGGTGATACGCTGCTAACAGCAAAGGCTGGTGACTTGAAGGATTCCGCAACTTTTA CGGTGTATGGTCGTGGATTTATCGCTACAGACATGACGTTCAGGAACACGGCTGGGCCAGAGAATGGACAAGCATTAGCGTTTCTATCAGGGTCTGACCAATCAGTCTTGTACCGTTGCAGCATTGAAGGCTACCAAGACACACTTCTTACTCACCATTCGAGACAATTTTACAAAGAATGCCAGATCTTTGGAACTGTAGATTTCATTTTCGGCGGCGCTCTAGCAGTGTTCCAAGATTGTGATATTTTCTTTAGAAAACCATTGCCCGGAGGAGGGTTAGTGGTGACGGCTCAAGGGAGGAAGTTTCTAAATGAAAGCGGTGGATATATGTTGCAAGGGTGTAAGATAACTGCTGCAGATGATCTTAAGCCTATTATTGGTCAATATGATAAAGCCTTCTTAGGAAGACCGTGGTTTGCATATGCCCGGACCATTTACATGGAATCTTTTATTGACGATTTGGTGGATCCACAAGGGTGGCTTGATAGTTGGAACTACAAGGAAACTGCTTATTGTGGAGAGTACAAAAACAATGGACCGGGTTCATCTACTGATGATAGGGTCAAATGGCCACATTACCAAGCCATAACAGATCCAAAGATTGCTGAGCGTTACACACTTGCCCGGTTCATGTCAGGAGACAAATGGCTTCCTGCAACCGGTGTGCCTTTTATACCCGGATTTGAATGA
- the LOC122604886 gene encoding pentatricopeptide repeat-containing protein At2g39620: protein MKYPIHHFQTFKNHLPPKSLHSINKSFSTFSSQQLFTNNHHHLISLISTTKTLKHLLQIHTQLITSGFIYDNSTNTQLVKSYSFFKKLNLSRLVFNITQNPSVILCNTMIKAHNMSKQYQESIYVYDNMIKNNVQPDKYTYTFVLKACTLLLDIEKGVLIHEEIVKRGLECDVFIGTGLINMYCKCGRLGYARQVFDKMPDRDVVVWNAMVGGLSQSSDFGQAVEVFRSMQTGGGAEVNDVSLLNLFPAIYKLSSVGLCKCVHGYVIRRNFPNSVVNGLIDVYSKCKRVDIAYQIFESMPERDDVSWGTMMAGFALNGCHYDVLELFDQMKNNRLNVNIVSIVSALSAAGETRVLEKGKTIHECVKRNKFDSDIRVSTPLITMYAKCGELEKAQDLFHKLPGKDMVAWSAVIAAFAQSGYHEEAISLFRDMQYSGFKPSMVTIVGVLPACAELCSKELGKSLHCYSIKRDIDSDISIETSLVAMYAKCDDFSSAMVVFERMSRKEVVAWNALINRYAQIGEPNLAMKMFGRLRLAEVHPDPGTIVGVVSALAHLANRKVGTSIHGLVIKYGFELDCHVNNALIDMYAKTQSLCSAELLFNLTIIKDQVVWNVMINAYMRHGYSQESISTFQQMKFVGFRPSLVTFVSILPAAANLAAIKEGTSLHAAIIRMGFLSHTIIGNSLIDMYSKCGRVDLAEAVFNGIEYKDTVSWNVMLSGYSLNGSGDCAFGFFRLMQDNLVEFDPVSFLSVLSACRHAGLVNEGKSVFYSMKEKHNIDPKLEHYACMVDLLGRSGLFDETLELIESMPMEADAGVWGGLLGACQMHSNVKLAELALEKLVKLESESQAHYVVVSGIYAQLGRWADARRLRMKMMDIGAKRTPGCSWVNEKRDVCM, encoded by the coding sequence aTGAAATATCCAATCCATCACTTTCAAACATTCAAAAATCATTTACCACCAAAATCCTTACATTCAATCAACAAATCCTTTTCCACTTTTTCATCACAGCAACTTTTTACAAACAATCACCACCATTTAATCAGCTTAATCTCCACAACTAAAACCCTCAAACACCTTCTTCAGATACACACACAATTAATAACTTCAGGCTTTATATACGACAATTCAACAAACACCCAACTCGTAAAATCTTActcttttttcaaaaaactCAATCTTTCTAGATTGGTTTTTAATATAACACAAAACCCAAGTGTGATTTTATGTAATACTATGATTAAAGCACATAATATGTCAAAACAATATCAAgaatcaatatatgtatatgataatatgattaaaaataatgTGCAGCCTGATAAGTATACTTACACATTTGTACTTAAAGCTTGTACTTTGCTTTTAGATATCGAAAAGGGTGTTTTGATTCATGAAGAGATTGTTAAAAGAGGGTTGGAATGCGATGTTTTTATTGGAACTGGACTTATAAATATGTATTGTAAATGTGGACGCTTGGGTTATGCACGCCAAGTGTTTGACAAAATGCCTGATAGAGATGTTGTGGTGTGGAATGCTATGGTGGGCGGGCTGTCGCAGAGTTCAGATTTTGGTCAGGCAGTCGAGGTTTTTCGGAGTATGCAAACGGGTGGTGGGGCCGAGGTGAATGATGTTAGTCTGTTGAATTTGTTTCCAGCTATATATAAGTTGTCGAGTGTTGGGTTATGTAAGTGTGTCCATGGGTATGTGATTAGAAGGAATTTTCCGAATTCTGTTGTAAATGGATTGATTGATGTGTACTCTAAGTGTAAAAGAGTAGATATTGCTTACCAGATTTTTGAGTCAATGCCAGAACGGGATGATGTTTCTTGGGGTACAATGATGGCGGGATTTGCACTTAATGGGTGTCATTACGACGTCCTGGAGTTATTTGATCAGATGAAGAATAATCGGTTAAATGTAAATATTGTATCCATAGTAAGTGCTTTATCAGCAGCTGGTGAAACAAGAGTTTTAGAAAAGGGAAAGACAATTCATGAATGTGTCAAGAGAAACAAATTTGATTCTGATATTCGTGTATCTACTCCTCTTATTACAATGTATGCAAAATGCGGTGAGCTAGAAAAGGCTCAAGATTTATTTCATAAACTTCCTGGCAAAGATATGGTTGCTTGGTCTGCAGTTATTGCAGCGTTTGCACAATCTGGTTATCATGAAGAAGCAATTTCTCTGTTTCGTGATATGCAGTATTCGGGTTTCAAACCAAGTATGGTAACCATAGTTGGCGTTCTTCCGGCTTGTGCAGAGTTATGCTCCAAAGAACTAGGAAAGAGTTTACATTGTTATTCAATTAAACGCGACATCGACTCTGATATCTCCATAGAAACTTCACTAGTGGCAATGTATGCTAAATGTGATGATTTCAGTTCTGCTATGGTTGTTTTTGAAAGAATGTCTCGAAAAGAGGTAGTGGCATGGAATGCTTTAATCAATCGGTATGCTCAAATTGGGGAGCCTAATCTTGCGATGAAGATGTTTGGTAGGTTACGATTGGCTGAGGTGCACCCTGACCCTGGAACCATTGTGGGAGTGGTTTCAGCATTGGCTCATCTAGCCAATCGTAAAGTTGGAACCAGCATTCATGGGTTAGTTATCAAATACGGCTTTGAATTAGATTGTCATGTGAACAATGCTCTTATTGACATGTATGCTAAAACGCAAAGCCTTTGCTCTGCTGAACTGTTATTCAATTTAACCATAATTAAAGATCAGGTAGTATGGAATGTCATGATTAATGCATATATGCGACATGGGTACAGTCAAGAATCAATTTCTACATTTCAGCAAATGAAATTTGTAGGCTTTCGTCCTAGTTTAGTCACGTTTGTGAGCATACTTCCTGCAGCGGCTAATTTGGCAGCCATAAAAGAAGGCACTTCTTTGCATGCTGCCATCATCCGTATGGGTTTTCTTTCTCATACCATTATCGGGAACAGTTTAATTGACATGTATTCAAAATGTGGGCGCGTTGATTTAGCAGAGGCTGTTTTTAACGGTATCGAGTATAAAGATACAGTCTCTTGGAATGTGATGCTCTCTGGATACTCATTAAACGGAAGTGGGGATTGTGCGTTTGGTTTCTTCAGACTTATGCAAGATAATCTTGTCGAATTTGATCCTGTGTCCTTTCTAAGCGTGTTATCTGCTTGTAGACATGCTGGTCTAGTTAATGAGGGAAAGAGTGTGTTTTACTCGATGAAAGAAAAACACAATATTGACCCAAAGTTAGAACACTATGCTTGTATGGTGGATTTGTTAGGAAGGTCTGGTTTGTTTGATGAGACTTTAGAGTTGATTGAGTCGATGCCAATGGAAGCTGATGCCGGAGTTTGGGGTGGTTTGTTGGGTGCATGTCAGATGCATAGTAATGTGAAGCTAGCAGAGTTAGCATTAGAAAAACTTGTAAAGCTAGAGTCAGAAAGCCAAGCTCACTATGTGGTAGTATCAGGTATCTATGCTCAATTGGGTAGATGGGCTGATGCAAGAAGGTTGAGAATGaagatgatggatataggggcCAAGAGAACTCCTGGGTGTAGTTGGGTTAATGAAAAACGAGATGTATGTATGTGA